ATAGAAAACACTTAAAGAACACAAGTTTTTCAATAACAGTCAAATGTCTTATTCATAACCTCAAATGAGTGAAGACTTATTCTTTTGAAATTCTTGTACAATTTATGGGATTGTGATTTAAGCAATCTAATTGATAAGTAAAGGCGCAATTATTTCAAGTATAGTATGGTAGGGGTCCTAGATTACCTGGATTTAGCATGAATAGTAgatacgcacggactctcgtcacttcgtatGTACATAGCCCCCCAAAATAGTCACGTATATTAATTAATTCTCCTATGGGGAGATTTtcctcttataaggttagaaatgagacttacctcgtctcaaagtcCACTCCCTGATTCAAGAAAGTGCTCAAACCTCTAAATTTGGTtccaaacgactcgaaactagtcaaacattatataaattaatcaatctatgctcaaaagttcatattctcaCTATTAAggtaattacccaacccaaaatgcaaggttcctaataTTCACCCCGACCCTACGTGCCTGGATTCCagaaattttcgaagaaagttgttacccataaacttaggaacataaatatatgatttttatcaaattccaTTACCATTTTCGTGGTCAAATTTCAATTTTacccaaaacctaggttttcatctaaacccttgatttcatcaatttcacatgttaatctacccataatctatgtatttaactcatgttgtgtagaaattacttacctcaaagtgctaggtgaaaactcccttccaaaagctccaaaaaacgCCCAAGAGATGAAGTAAGATGAAATAAATGGTCTAAGTCATGCATCAAATGAGATGGGAATAGGACTCTGATGTCAtatttgtgacaccaggttcacAAATGCGGCAAAACTCTCACAAATGCGAGGCTTGGCTCCAGCTGCTAAGGTCGCAAATATGACGgaggggtcgcaaatgcgatcactGCCTAGTTCACAAATGCGGCTCAGGTGTCAGAAATGAGAAAAATCTCAAGGCTGAGCTTCTTTGCAACTACGAAGATCatctcgcaaatgcaaagtcctCATTTGCGAACTATTTCTCGCATTTGCAAGACCTACAACTGATGCCAAGAAATGCTAGAAATTTGGTGTGTTTTTCATCCCTTCCGCacgtccgaaactcactcgagccctcggggctctacaCCAAATATCCACACCTATctaacaacatcatacaaacttgctcgcaccatcggaacactaaaataacatcaaaaaccacGAATCAATGCCAAAACGCATGAATTAACTCATGAACTCAAAACTTCTAAAAAGACTTCCGCACGTCCGATTTcaatcaaatcaactcggaatgacaccaaattttacgtgcaagtcttaaatgacattacagaaCTATTCCTGGTCTCGGAATTCTGTTTGGACTTCGATGTCATCAAAACATGTTCCAAACCAAATtttaaagaactttaaaaacCAACTTTTGATATTAGACATCGAAACTCTCCAGGGTCATCCAAAATCCGaaccgagcatacgcccaagcccaaaatcatcatacgaacctattggaaccgtcaaatcccaattctgatgtcgtttactcaaaatattgaccaaagtcaaacttagccttttaaggccAACTTAAGGATCCAATtattccgatttcaacccgaacccttccaagTATCAAACCAAGTATCCTCACatgtcataaaatagtaaaagcacatacgggagtcttatttaggggaacgagaTTCTAAaaaaaacgaccggtcgggtcattacagatCATTTCCTAGTGAATCGAAGTTCGACTTGAGGCAATTCTTTTGATGGTGAGTTCATCAATTCTTCCGCTACGTGTGAAAGGTAAATAATTTGTTGTTCTTGCCCCGtaatttattttaatatattaCTCAACGTAGTGCTCTATATAGCAAAAGAGTTACCTCAAGCGGGCCAAATTATAGTATAAGTTATGTCGGAGAATGTTCTACCAAATGTAGTCCCTAGTTTATCAGCCATCAAGGTTGCGAAAATAGACATGGGAGGGACTTATAGGCAACCAAAAGTATCGAAATTTGTCATTGTAGTTCCTTCCTTGATGAGCTATCTTGTTATATTTTGTTCTCGGAAGTTGTGCACTTAGTTGGTGCATCAATAACCTACATTTCGGATGTATATAAATTGGGTTGGATTGATTTGATTTTTTaattatcaaaccaaaccaattatgtcagatatttgaatttataaatgaaaccaaaccaaaccattaaaaattaaatattttaaatcTCAATTGTTCTcggatttttaattttttcaattttttggggGGTTTTGTCGTTAAAGTTTTCATAGCACAAAGTATATATTGTGCGCTTCAACTATTTCTTTAGTCTTAATAAGGTATTTctcaagaaaataatataaaatatgagaTGCGTCATGCCATTgcactaaaatattcaacaataaaaataataaaatcgcATAACACAAATATGGCTAATTAATAagacataataaaaataaatataatttaaaagtaCTAAGCCAtgctaaaattaaataaatatggcTAATCAGTATTAATTATATGACTAAACACTAAAGAAAATAAAACTAAGTTAGCATTTTTATAGTCTAAAACAATGCagaactaaaaaataaaaatatatatccaACACTATTGTCATTCCTAGTGTTGAATGAATTTTTTGTTAGtattagtattgattttgtttggtttgctttatttgatttacGGACATCTATGAGCTATAAAACTTAGGAGAGTTAATTTGAATAGTTGCCCACTCAACCAACCGTATAAACTAAAAATAGCTGGCCGATATACAATGCATATATAATTCATGCGTAATATGTGTATACTTATGTATAATTGTTGTATAAGCTATGTATACTTACTAGAAAAAATAACAGTGAATCAGGTCGGCTATTCGTGTAAAGATCCCTAAAACTTATCGAACCATACGAAAATCCTAAGTCCTAGCTTGAAATAATATGTTAAAAGACAATAACTATGAAAACGCTTAAGAAATACTTATAAATTATATTACaataaatactttttaaaaataaattgcaTACATATAATGTCAGGTTGATTTAATTTCGATTTGATTTTTTTAGCTAAAACAAAACCAAATCAATTATGCTCGAGATTTTTTACTACAAAATCAAGTTAAACCAAAGCACTACCAATCCCCCCCCCCTTTAACACGGATTATTGATTTGGTGAAGTTTATAAGATTTAGTAGTAATATTAAAGTGCCATCCTCAATAACAAAAGTGGCTAAAACTAAAGAGGCGGACACACACAGATGAATACACGGAGACTGTAGCAAATATTTCCGCTGAGCTTCTTTTTTAATGTATTGTTGACATTTGTTTTTTGTTTAATAAAAATAAGGCTCCACTTATTTATTTTCTAGCTCTGTATgtctatatataaaaaaaaaaagatgaataaCTTGAATCACAGTACAAAGTTGACCAAATCGATTAACTTGGTATCTGAAACCTCTTAATCCTAGATAGGCCCCTACTTAGACgacgacaacaacaataacaaactcaACTTAATCTCATACGTGGGATCTGGATAGGATAGTATGTACGCAGGCTTACCCCTTCCATATaaaggcagagaggctgtttccgatagacacTCGGCTTAAGAAACGATAAGATAAATTAAAGCAACAGGCAATATCATCAATGATGTAATAAGTAGTGGAAGCGAGTGACATAACAAGTAATAAAGAAATAAGAATAAAGAATACAAGAATAGTACTAGTACAACTGGTAAACCTAGGAGAAACTCACAATTACATGTCAACCCACCACCTTAATCCTCGACCACACGTTCCTATCGCgagtcatgtcctcggtaagATGAAGCAAtgacatgtcctgcctaatcacctctcccaaTGCTTCTTTGGCCTACTCCTGCCCTTCCTCAAGCCGCTATagtcaaccgctcacacctcTTTACTGGGGAATCTATGTCACTTCTCTTCACATACCCAAACCATCGCAACCTCGATTCCGCAACTTATCTTCCATAGAGGCCACTCTCACCTTGTCTgtaataacttcattcctaatcttgtcttTCCTGGTATGTCCGTGCATCCATCTCAGCATCTTCATTTCAGCTACTTTCATCTCCTCGATATGGGACTTCTTGATGGGTCAATTCTTAGttccatacaacatagtcggtctaaccacTACCCTATAGAATTTGCCCTTAAGTCTAGGCGGCACATTATTATTGCATAAAACCTGAAGCTAGCCTCCATCTCATCCACTTCCCTCCAATATGGTGAataacatcctcgtcaatctctccGTTGCCTTGGATTATAgacccaagatacttgaaactgtctcttttgggaatgacttgagtatCAATATTCATTTCCACTACTTCTTCATGTGTCTatcactgaacttgcactccaagtatttaATTTTTGACCTACTCAACTTGAAGCCTTTGGATTCCAGCGTCTGTCTCCAAACTTTTAACCTAGTGTTAACACCCCCTCGCGTCTCGTTAATCAgtactatgtcatcagcaaataacatacaccatagCGGCCTCCCTTGTATGTGTCGTGTCAGCACATCCAACGCTAGGGGAAACAAAAATGGGGTAAGGACCGATCCCTGATACACCCCATCTCCACAGAAAAATGTTCTGAGTCTCCTTCCGCAGTCCTCACATGAATCTTAGCACATtcgtacatgtccttaatcatcCTAATGTACGTTCTGCCTCTGCTTAGAACTAGTATATATTAGTTCCATTGAATTTTCTTTGCTgaaaaattatattcaatatATAGGTTAATTATTTTGTGTTTGTGtacgtgtgtgtatatatatatatatagccgaACATTTTTTATTTTGCATCTCTTTGATGAAATTTTATCTTTGTTACTGCTTATAAGTAGTTGATTGATCTACCATGGACAATTAACAAACATATATTTGGATTATTAATACTAACATTTCAAggaatttttttataaaatttaaTCCAAGGTGTAGAATATGTCAacataaaaatttgaaaaaataaaaaatgtattaCGTCTTCTCTAACATTTTGGGTTTATGACAAAAGCTACACATTGTTTTCATGTGAATGTTTGTCTGGCCTTATTATAATGTCTTATTCAACTCCTCTCTTGCTGTAACGCTGGATTTTTGGCACATCCATTTCTTTGCTTTCCCTAACTTAAACAACGGACAAAACTATGAGTTACCCAATAATTAAGGGGATAATTACCTgtggaaaaaatagaaagaaataatTTAAATAGTTGTCCACTCAATCgtttaaacttaaaaaaaatgtaaaatttatGTATAACATATGTATAATTgtatataatctatgtatactaGAAAGGATATGTAATCACTTAACCCGGCCAACTACATATGTAAAAATCCTGAAAAATGTCATATTTTCAGAAAAACTATATAATTAAAACGTAAAGATCTCAAATTTTCCATACATAATATATATTTCTATATAAAGTTATTAAATTTAAACAAATGTTAAACTCGGAACTCATAAACGAAATTGTTTAATGATTGAATCCATTAAATTTAAACACCGAATTTGCATCTGTTCGATTATGCCAAAGCGAGGTTTGTGAGTAATTATGTAGGCTTGTAATTTTGAGGAGTAGTACTTATACGAAGCACACAAAACATAATTGAACTGGAGAAATATAGAGAGTTGAGACTTTTAGGTAAAAATTTAGTCGCGCTCGGTGCTTACACCAAATCTATAAATATAAGTTAAGTACCTTTTATACACTCATTTATCATTTAGTAGGTATTTTTATAATTTGTAACTACTTATGGTTCAATTGCTTTATTTAATATAAGCACTTTTTAGCTAGTGACCGGAATTATATTAGATAGCTGTAAAagcatataaaatttatatattttttatatatgacatacaaaatatataacaCACACCGGCTATATAATGTCATTTTTCCTAGCTTCGACTCGTTAACAAGAGAAGAAGTATTAAGACAAAGTGTTTAGTAGGATTTGGGATCATTAATGTGGAAGTGCATCCTTTTCTCAGCTACCAAACATTCAAAAATGATGGGGTATATACCCCttatcctttttattttttattttattattattcaaacGTGTCCACCTTAAACCTAGATTTCATGAAACGTGCACCGCACCTAATCTAAATACATAAATTTGAGATAATTAAAACTTAAATGAATCTTTATTGAATCTTAAATGAATCTAAAATATGTTcatcaaaaaaattcaaaagagtAAAGAAGACAGCTAAGTAAATTGCTAGATAAATATTGGTTTAAATCAAGACTATAACCTAGACAATTTATCTCATATACCGAGATTTTTGTATAATATCATTTTTAATTAGTACCTCTAACCAAATATGAAAAGAAATTTAATCCAAAAAATTATACTGAAATAACTCACATAATCATTTGAACCAAACTGCCTATGGATTAAGACTAGTTCTATAACTCGTACTCGTTTGGTTTGATATGTAAAATACCTTGGTTTAGATTGAGTTTTCTATGAAAATTGGCCTTAATTTCTACATGAAAGTTCCATAATTATCCGTGAGAATTTTTAATTGTTTGGATGGTTATTACATATTGtgttgtatcgtattgttactttaaatacaatatttattttaattattaaacTTTATCGTATTGTATCGCGTTAAATCCGTCGTTATCGAACGATGAAAAACGTCGTTTTAtataacgaccgatttggtgtgatCATGTCATTACCTTAATTTATTCTTATCttattcttttttattattaaataatcatattttagcatttaccctaccttttttatattataattttaCCATGTACCttattttttttggttatattgcaagtttattctttatATTACTAGTGCATAATATCATGAAACAACGACAAACGATATAATCTATTCAAATATTATATAGTAGTAaaatataatacaatacaatataaaATGATACATAATaatcatccaaacaagctgtaaaagTGAAATATATAGTTacacaaaaactaaaaataaagtaGAGGGGAGAGAGGCAAGAAAATATTGTTGGTGAGTTGTTATGTATCCAATTTCCTTTATGGTTATGGAGTTCACGTCTCTCACCAAAAGGGTTTTGAAccaaatttaagaaaaaaccaaAGAACTAAGACATTGACACTtcaccattttcattttttcaccaACATTTATATAGTTTCTTGATAACTCTTTCACATATTTTCTTCTTTATCTATGCTATCTCTTTTGCTACCACTTCATAGTATCAACATTACAAAATTAGCCAAGCTCGATCGGTTCTGAATGTTACGAAGTTAGCCAGGTTCAATTCAaaccataacaacaacaacaacaataacggtATATTCTTCTTAAagtttttgttctttctttgtACCACATTTTTCACTTTGTACCAAAATGGCAACCAAACCTAGTggcaccaccaccaccaccactccCACCACAAACCCCACCATGAAAAACCAAACATACAAGCCAAAAGTCATCCCTTACCGACCAAACCGCCGACACAACCGCCGTCGTCATTGCAACTGTCGTAGATGTTTCTGTTTATGTTGTTTCTGGTCTGTACTCATCATTTTCTCCATTCTTGTTCTTGCTGCTATTGCTGGTGCTATTTTTTACGTCCTTTACCACCCTCAACTTCCTTCGTTCGCCATTTCTTCTCTCAAAATCTCACAATTTAACCTCACTACAACTTCTGACGACACTACAAAACTCACCACTAAATTCAATATCACTCTCtctaccaaaaataaaaacaagaaacTTATTTACACTTATGATCCAATTGTTCTAACAGCAGAATCAACAAACCAAATTGTTCTAGCAAATGGAAATTTTCCAGGATTTATTAGTATACCAAATAATATTACTAATATACATTCAACATTGTCAATTGTATCACAAGATCTTGATGTGGATTCAGTTTCAACATTGAAGTCAGAGCTGAAGAGAAAAAATGGATTGCCAGTGAAGATTTTGTTGGATACAAAAATGGTTGTGAAAATGGAGAAATTGAAAAGTAAAAAAGTGGGAATTAGAATAACGTGTGATAATATACATGGACTAATTCCTAAAGGAAAAATTCCAACTGTGGCTTCAATTATTGATGCTAAATGTAAGTTTGATTTGAGAATTAAGATCTTGAGATGGACTTTCTAGTTAagacttctttatattttttggttTTAACTCAATTTGGTTTGGGAATTTTGTATTgttactttttttctttctttcatcaAGTGTAATCATATTGTTTTTcttcaatatatatttttttcctgGGATTGTTTGCAAACTGCTAGCAGAACAAGCAGCAGCAagaacaacaacccagtataatcccatttagtggggtctggggagggtagtgtgtacgcacaacttacccctaccctggagtagagagactgtttccaatagaccctcggcatccttccctccaagaacttcccacatTGCTCTTGgaaagactcgaactcacaacctcttggtgaTTTTCCcatcttgctcttggggagactcaaactcacaacctcttcgttggaagtggaggttgcttaccatagAGAATTTAGAAATTTTCCTATATCAAGAAATTTAAAGAAGCAGAGGGGTTGGAAATAAAAAGTATTGATTTGGTTTCCTCATACTTTCTTTGTGTTATTATAATTCTATTTTACAAATATCAATTATGCTTAAATTTGTTGGAGATCCTAATTATAAATGTTGCATTTCTGGGCTCATGTCCCTGAATGATTAAGCAATTATTCATGTGGATGTGGGTTTCAGAAGTACCCATTGGGCCTTAGCTGGCGGTGAAAATAACACGGGTTGGTCAATTTTCgaactggtaattgaaaaataatcGGCGTatacaaagtcattgaaaaattgTCACTATCTTGCTGCAaaacgaaaagttccagcataatatactggagattggtgcacttgtgtatgaacttccagcatattatgctggaactccaacatacggaaagttccaacataatatactggagaatgaagcacctgtgtatgaacttctaaCATATTATTATGAAccaatatattatgttggaacttcagtatattatactgaatctctagtatattatgctggaactgcAATATAGTTATGCTGGAACTGCAGTATAATTATGTtggaagtccagtatattatgctggaatatttttcggattttgaatagttTTTTCGTCCGAatatgaaaagtgactaaatttcgaatacttttgaaactgtggttatttttgaatgacaaCTTGTAAATCAGCATAAGCGTACGAAGTCAGTTTTCAGCCCTGTAATTGAAAATAACAATTATTATGGagttttaaattttgtatttgaaaCTCCGTAATAATGTTCTAAAATTTCACATATGAAATTTGAAACTCCACGTAGTGGCTATTTCTCAATTACAATTGGCTGAAAAGTGGCTATTTGTGTACTTTATCCAGCAAAAAACCCATCCAATAAGATTGGTAGAATTGGTGCCTATACCTTTGAAAAATAGCCACTGCCCTGAAGTTATAAATTTCACAAGTGAAATTCTATGATATTATCCAAGAGTTTCACTTCTGAGATTTGAAATTCCAAGATAATGACTATTTTTTTAATTACAAAAGTTGAAAAGTGATTATATGTGAATTTTTTATCCAATAAGTTGTTGCCTAAACGATTGACGTTGAAGGCCGGTTTCACTTTTAGCACCTCTCTAGTGGATAATTAACAGGCTGTGACCTTAGAtaattgggagaaattcaaaaatagcccgatttacaagtggtcattcaaaaataaccacagTTTTAAAGTTAAtcaaaatttagtcactttttatgtaaagataaatttggaCGAAACCACTgttcaaaatccagaaaaatactccagcataatatactggattttcaatatattatactgaaactctAATATACTGGatttccagtataatataccggtccaacataatatactggagccagcaaagtataccagtCCAGTATAATATGGTGGAAGTTCATACACGGGTGCACCGAACtacagtatattatattggaccggtctctgttgcatcAAAATAGTgtctatttttcaatgacttagcAGACGCtagttatttttgaatgactagtcCGAAAACTGGTTAGACCATGCTATTTTAACTAGATAATTTAGTAGTGTTAACGTGTTATTATCATAATAGAAAGTAACTTGGTTATAGCTTAGCTATAAGGCAACATTAACGGAATTTATCAGCTTGGGTATATAGCAACTTGTCCAAGTTAAAAGGACAATAATCTTTACTTAATCATTCACCTGCTTTTAATCTAATTCTATCTAACTcgtggaattttttttttttattgagtTTGACAACATTAACTAATTTGGTGTTTGAATTGGTTAAACAttcattaatatatatatatatatatatattaattttcTATAATGGccatatacataattacttctTATAGCTACTATTCAGTTGTTACAgtagtgtattcgatgtattcatattgttatattcatgaatacatcagGAAAAAGCGCCTAAAAATAATGGTAGTCCAgctgtacgcgcatgtattcacatgtattcgcgccatgtattcatgaatacatcagcaaaaagcgcctaaaatcagggcagtccaACTGTACGTGCATGTATTCACATGGATTCATGTTACTGTATTTATGAATATAACAGTAAAAAACGCCTAAAATCGGGGCAATCCAGATGTAcacgcatgtattcacatgtatttgcGCCATGTGTTCATGAATATAACAGcaaaaagcgcctaaaatcagGGTAGTTCAgctgtacgcgcatgtattcacatgtattcgcgctactgtattcatgaacaTCAGTGCCTAAAATCAGGGCAGTTTAGTTGTACGCACATGTATTCGcaccatgtattcatgaatacagtaacggcaatcaccttaaaaataggtATGTTCAGCTGTctaagagagaggaaaaacataAATAGCGTATTTCATGCCTCAATAGTAGTATATGCTATAAAtacttattttgctataaaaataaaagataactacagaaaataatattttaaaataattttggtttAGTAGTACTTATTGTTAGTAATGAGTTCACAATACTACACAAAACTCTGTATTTGCTTTAAATCTTATATCAGAAGGCCAAGCGTAAAATTTATAAATGGTCAGTTTTACACCTGGTCAATCAAATTTAGCCACATAATCAAAAGTCAACGATATTTAGCCGCGAATTAAGCACGGTAATAATTTATTGACTAAAATACTCCTACCATGTTTATTAAATTTATGCGACTTGACCTTATATTCTTCTTTAGCAAAACCTTCCGGCTTTAAACAGAAAACCGAAGTAAGCTCCCTCAATTAAATCTATCTTCTACCATCACAGATTTAATGGTGATTCTCTACAATTCTTCCGTTTGTAATTCAAACCAGAAAATTCTCTCAGTAAAATTTTTTGATTCTTCGAATTTTCTGCAAATCGAAGTAAGTTCTCTCAATTAATACTTTAATCTGTGTTATTTTGACACATTTTCTCAATGCGTTAATCTGTGCTTAATTGTATTAAATATCTTCTTTTCTATAATTTAGATCGTAACTATTAAAAGCTGCATTGTTCAAAAccacaaaaaataatataaaatccaTCAGAACATTACGCCAGTATAATTAGCTGGACTTTTCTAAATTAATATATAAAACTTAGacacttccagtataatatactggaagtatGTTTGACTGCAGTAACAGCAGTATAATAAACTGGAATTTGCTTAATATATATGAAAAACTCAATTATTTCCAGCTTATGACCCTGGAGTTATATTTTTTAACATTATAACTTCTATATATCTAGTTATTTGGTTTCCTGTATATTTTGCTAGAGATGTACATTGCAGAATTATAATGTCCAGTATTTTATACAGGATGTTCACAAACCAGATTTTTTACCCAAAGTTTGCCGATTTAACTCTCTCAATTAATGCTTTAATCTGTGTTATTGTCTAATTTTCTCAATGCGTTAATCTGTGCTAAATTGTATTAAATATCTTCTTTTCTGTAATTTAGATCGTAACTAATAAAATCTACATTGTTCAAAATAACTATAAATAATATAGAATCCTTCGTAACATAACACCAGTATAATTTGCTGGACTTTTCTAAATTAATATGTAAAAATTAGAttcttccagtatattatactggaagtttGTGTGACTCCAGTAACTCCATTATAATAAGCTGAAATTTACTTAAGTTATATGAAAAACTCAATTATTTCCATCTTATTATACTGGAGTTATATTTTTTAACAGTATAGCATCTAAATATCTAATTATTTGGGTTGCTGTATATTTTGCTGGAGATGTACCTTGCGGAATTATAATGTCCAGTATTTTATACAGGATGTTCACAAAAAAGATATTTTACCCAAAGTTTGCTGATTTAACTAttgttgtatttcttattttAGTTGTTTACTGATAATTATACTGAAAAATTTAGTTATTAAGCTATATAGGTCAGTATATTGTAATAGAGATAGGTAAGACAATTTATAATTTGTATCTATTATACTTTGCTCGAATTATAACTCCAACTTATTATTTGGTTTCATTAAATGCAGGATGCATACAAATTTCTTGCTTATCGCATTCGATGGCAAATGGACAGTAGATTTCAAATACTTAGATCATAAAACAAAGCTTCTccttataatatactggaatgaaATATACTGGAGAAAAAGCTTACACACAGCAAAAGTCCCGTAAAATATACTGGAATGAaataaaactcaaactatattatAATATTCATCCAGTATAATATAGTGGAAGACAAACATTCACATGACagacttccagtataatatactagacaaAATTTTACTTAatttaataaacaaaaaatataataaaaaacaaCACAATATAAAAAAATTGGGATACAAGCCTTCAGAAGACAGATTTCCGTATAAAGATGGCACACTTCATTTAAAAAATACTGAAATCAAACAAAACTCAAGTATTATATACTGGATCAAAGAGCATAAttaaaaaaagacaaataatcaTTCAAAAAAAGTAATGACAAATAAAACATAATTTTAGTCTAAACAGAACtcatccagtataatatactggagaaaAAGCTTACACACAGCAGAAGTCCCGTAAAATATACTGGAATGAaataaaactcaaactatattatAATATTCATCCAGTATAACATACCGGAAGACAAACATTCACA
This genomic stretch from Nicotiana sylvestris chromosome 9, ASM39365v2, whole genome shotgun sequence harbors:
- the LOC104213820 gene encoding NDR1/HIN1-like protein 13, which encodes MATKPSGTTTTTTPTTNPTMKNQTYKPKVIPYRPNRRHNRRRHCNCRRCFCLCCFWSVLIIFSILVLAAIAGAIFYVLYHPQLPSFAISSLKISQFNLTTTSDDTTKLTTKFNITLSTKNKNKKLIYTYDPIVLTAESTNQIVLANGNFPGFISIPNNITNIHSTLSIVSQDLDVDSVSTLKSELKRKNGLPVKILLDTKMVVKMEKLKSKKVGIRITCDNIHGLIPKGKIPTVASIIDAKCKFDLRIKILRWTF